A genomic region of Raphanus sativus cultivar WK10039 chromosome 6, ASM80110v3, whole genome shotgun sequence contains the following coding sequences:
- the LOC108808322 gene encoding uncharacterized protein LOC108808322 — MVLIYVKSGKWVSDFSEEWSFVVEKARGGRMVTLETTTPLVVVKRIVCEDYGLDHIAVNAEFSYSIVNQRGNPPIFITNDRQSSNFVAYAKRDSSTTLCVTFSGSGPSKESCGRKKDHVAADGCRDAGLRSQKIGDSQNNGDTEKSGREWRGDFVKKNQLFKSKEVLKATMEILAMKNNFDYTVIKSTRKWWYCRCKDALCNWSVRAEGLDGSAYFMINRCEERHSCAPSKKSNFGKTTSARTIGRLIQHRYGDANDGPKPNDIIDFMRLDHSCEITYGHAWEAREFAIAAARGIPDRSYAKIPSYLHMLKEANPGTHTHYEINDKGRFMYLFMAFGQSVRGYYNAMRRVIVVDGTFLKNKYRGVLLVATAVDGNSNLYSIAFGVVDSENDDSWGWFFRQLKVVIADCQDLAFVSDRNSSIANAIGTVYPRSAHGICIHHLLTNVVAFFKTKGFTALVEKASRAYRFTEFEEHMTQIFDMSPELGRYLQEADVRKWARSLFPGSRYDIRTTNPAESINSVLRVPREYPVIPLLDSIRELLTRWFYERRLVSSKHLDPLTRWSSSFGV; from the exons ATGGTTCTAATCTATGTTAAATCCGGGAAATGGGTGTCTGATTTCAGTGAAGAGTGGAGTTTCGTGGTAGAGAAAGCAAGGGGTGGTCGAATGGTAACATTAGAAACTACTACTCCATTGGTGGTGGTCAAGAGGATCGTGTGTGAGGATTATGGGTTGGACCATATTGCTGTTAATGCCGAGTTCAGTTACTCGATAGTGAATCAAAGAGGGAATCCTCCAATTTTTATCACCAATGATCGCCAATCATCTAATTTTGTGGCTTATGCGAAGAGGGATTCATCTACTACCTTGTGCGTCACGTTCTCTGGTTCTGGC CCGTCAAAGGAGTCTTGTGGTAGAAAGAAGGATCATGTCGCCGCTGATGGTTGCCGTGATGCTGGTTTAAGGAGTCAAAAAATTGGAGATTCTCAAAATAATGGAGATACTGAAAAGTCTGGTCGAGAGTGGAGAGGAGATTTTGTGAAGAAGAATCAACTTTTCAAGAGTAAAGAGGTTCTGAAGGCAACAATGGAAATTTTGGCGATGAAGAATAATTTCGATTACACTGTTATCAAATCCACGAGAAAATGGTGGTATTGCCGATGTAAGGATGCATTATGCAATTGGAGTGTGCGTGCAGAAGGTCTGGACGGGTCTGCATATTTCATGATCAACCGGTGTGAGGAACGACATTCATGTGCACCTTCAAAGAAAAGCAATTTCGGAAAAACAACATCGGCAAGAACAATTGGGAGACTAATACAACATCGATACGGTGATGCCAACGATGGCCCAAAACCAAATGACATCATTGACTTTATGAGATTGGACCATAGTTGTGAGATTACTTATGGGCACGCTTGGGAAGCTCGGGAGTTTGCTATTGCAGCTGCTAGAGGTATACCAGATCGCAGTTATGCTAAAATACCATCGTATTTGCATATGCTTAAAGAAGCTAATCCTGGTACGCATACTCACTATGAAATTAATGACAAGGGGAGATTCATGTATCTATTTATGGCATTTGGGCAATCAGTTAGAGGATACTACAATGCAATGCGAAGGGTGATTGTTGTTGATGGAacttttctgaaaaataaatacagaGGAGTTCTACTTGTTGCTACTGCTGTAGATGGTAACTCTAACTTGTATTCGATTGCATTTGGAGTTGTTGATTCAGAGAATGATGATTCATGGGGTTGGTTCTTCAGGCAGTTGAAAGTGGTTATTGCTGACTGTCAAGACTTGGCTTTTGTCTCAGATAGAAATTCATCTATTGCTAATGCGATTGGGACTGTCTACCCGCGATCAGCACATGGAATATGCATTCATCACTTGTTGACCAATGTGGTTGCATTTTTCAAGACAAAAGGGTTCACTGCCTTGGTTGAAAAGGCTTCACGGGCATATAGGTTCACTGAATTTGAGGAACATATGACCCAAATTTTTGATATGAGTCCTGAGCTTGGAAGATATCTACAGGAGGCTGATGTGCGCAAATGGGCTCGTTCTCTGTTCCCTGGATCCAGGTACGACATTAGGACCACAAACCCTGCAGAGTCAATAAATTCAGTCTTGAGAGTACCTAGAGAATATCCGGTTATTCCTTTGCTAGATAGTATAAGAGAACTGTTGACTCGATGGTTCTATGAGCGTCGCCTGGTAAGCTCTAAGCATCTTGATCCTTTAACTCGATGGTCATCTTCATTTGGGGTCTGA
- the LOC130495803 gene encoding UPF0725 protein At1g23970-like: MKFEEFFRGTFSSVNRSELEANYWILTYLVLVIYSHDKRILTRDRHYQSKLEIINVVIETRADDSVPSKDRLKAKSAHVYITFKGLSEPHAPRHSFKVGLHLERRAIVRRVICESTGAMSLLGKLCDGKFTGKQRSVTSGSGDEAQSSKKARTQPSFLGYDRSI; the protein is encoded by the exons atgaaatttgagGAGTTTTTTCGAGGGactttttcctcg GTGAATCGATCAGAGTTGGAAGCCAATTATTGGATTTTGACGTATTTGGTACTTGTCATTTACTCACATGATAAGCGTATCCTAACG AGGGACCGTCACTATCAGTCCAAGTTAGAGATTATTAATGTGGTCATAGAAACTAGAGCTGATGATTCGGTCCCGTCAAAAGATAGACTCAAGGCCAAAAGTGCACACGTTTACATAACCTTCAAGGGCTTGTCTGAGCCTCATGCTCCTCGACATAGTTTTAAAGTTGGTCTACATCTTGAGCGGAGAGCTATAGTTAGAAGAGTCATCTGTGAGAGCACAGGAGCGATGAGCCTTTTGGGTAAGCTTTGTGATGGTAAATTTACTGGAAAGCAGCGTTCTGTGACAAGCGGGAGTGGAGATGAAGCCCAGAGTTCTAAAAAAGCTCGGACTCAGCCGTCGTTCTTAGGCTATGACAGGTCCATTTAA
- the LOC108808323 gene encoding uncharacterized protein LOC108808323 — MSQELPKRIFKEGEETQVTQINNNCRIDFIIRKLEEWLPNELREVKKDPVFSQIFKLHENGLGFSARVIHSFLCRELVTYKQHELWFVFARRALRFSLQEFHAVTGLQCDTSISLQEFSDWDDDDGFWSRVLKKKEGITIYNLWIKHKNAVKKWRNVDRIRLVYLCIIMYVVLARDEKANIPLKYIKVVMDLEKLRRYPWGVAAYDFLCESVVKTRDFLSEKTTSYVFDGFSYALQIWAMEAVPKIGKLCGKKLVKGFKDGPRCVNWMGAAKVSYDEIIHLESIFTNEDVTFPYISWAGNMDVIEDDQFRRAGDVRDDRIIVLKEMISKKYDFSEHIWEYENTLEISLDLNDEAVNGEGNGNESDEDFQTPRGSTTDVSSRKGKKRLPDRGMEKRKHKVLSSGPKQAPFSEDMKAFMTQLFEANLSGMEQRLQKQMDEKFEQMKAELRDSRKEATVEVELGDLSPRKPSTSKPSPRKPSTSQSSLRRSKRGVKKN, encoded by the exons ATGTCTCAAGAGTTACCGAAGAGGATTTTTAAGGAGGGCGAGGAGACCCAAGTGACTCAGATCAACAACAACTGCAGGATCGACTTCATTATCAGAAAGTTGGAGGAGTGGCTGCCAAATGAGTTGAGAGAAGTGAAGAAAGATCCGGTTTTCAGTCAGATTTTTAAGCTGCATGAGAATGGTCTTGGGTTTTCCGCAAGAGTGATACACAGCTTCTTGTGTAGGGAGCTGGTGACTTACAAACAGCACGAGCTCTGGTTTGTCTTTGCGAGGAGAGCACTTCGGTTTTCACTGCAAGAGTTCCACGCAGTAACCGGGCTTCAGTGCGATACTAGTATCTCGCTTCAGGAGTTCAGTGActgggatgatgatgatgggttCTGGAGCAGGGTATTGAAGAAGAAAGAGGGGATTACAATCTACAATCTGTGGATTAAGCACAAGAATGCGGTGAAGAAGTGGCGTAATGTAGATCGCATCAGATTGGTCTACCTTTGCATCATTATGTATGTGGTTTTAGCGAGAGATGAGAAGGCTAATATCCCCCTCAAATACATCAAGGTGGTCATGGATCTTGAGAAGCTTCGTAGGTATCCTTGGGGAGTTGCTGCTTATGATTTCCTCTGCGAGTCAGTAGTAAAAACGCGTGACTTCCTATCTGAGAAGACTACTAGTTACGTCTTCGATGGCTTCTCCTACGCCTTGCaaatttgggcaatggaagcTGTACCAAAGATTGGAAAGCTCTGTGGTAAAAAGCTGGTCAAGGGTTTTAAGGATGGTCCTAGATGCGTTAACTGGATGGGAGCTGCGAAGGTGTCATATGACGAGATCATTCACTTGGAGAGCATCTTCACAAATGAG GATGTCACTTTTCCATACATCTCATGGGCAGGGAATATGGATGTTATCGAGGATGACCAATTTCGCAGAGCTGGTGATGTGAGGGATGATAGAATCATCGTTCTGAAGGAGATGATAAGTAAGAAGTATGACTTCAGTGAGCACATCTGGGAGTACGAAAACACTCTGGAGATTTCTTTAGATCTTAATGACGAAGCTGTGAATGGTGAAGGAAATGGGAATGAGAGTGATGAAGACTTTCAGACTCCAAGAGGATCAACGACTGATGTGTCGTCTAGAAAGGGAAAGAAGAGGCTTCCGGATCGTGGTATGGAGAAAAGGAAGCATAAGGTTCTCTCTAGTGGACCAAAGCAAGCACCTTTTAGTGAAGACATGAAAGCTTTTATGACCCAGTTGTTTGAGGCGAATTTGTCTGGAATGGAGCAGAGGCTACAGAAACAGATGGATGAGAAATTTGAGCAGATGAAGGCAGAGCTTAGAGATTCACGTAAGGAAGCAACAGTTGAAGTTGAGCTTGGAGACCTATCACCGAGGAAGCCATCAACGAGCAAGCCATCACCGAGGAAGCCATCAACTTCACAGTCATCGTTGAGGAGGTCCAAACGCGGGGTAAAGAAAAACTAG
- the LOC108808324 gene encoding uncharacterized protein LOC108808324: MLAHRLRPFRFGLTKNLLGVWILLVLLLESKKKLKVKLTQPKSHSHHTIMVVQRPPFLSLVNCLAGHPRLIWVMENDFTWSQEEQTRSRQRRGRGGTGSGSISGSASPHSSYHTSPSPFPSHSPPAPGVAPTPAPAPAHPAILRVAEFVRQPGRDHLPYLTQYLCGRGQTWFDRSGNGIRGWINRMMYSALDNGHPTFTDFPLEKQHMWFQQFAQEFNWNTDDTLFIYYHFVHKVMDNYGKQIHTWKKKWEINKIPKGMDPDVWRELGVHWSKNEVRATSSTNSTNRKSDRKGKGMYIHNLGAQSLASLGIAWRKKMRGSRLIISL, encoded by the exons ATGTTAGCCCATCGGTTAAGACCTTTCAGGTTCGGATTGACGAAAAATCTTTTGGGCGTTTGGATTTTACTTGTTCTGTTGCTAGAATCAAAGAAGAAGCTAAAGGTGAAGTTGACTCAGCCAAAGAGCCATTCGCACCACACTATCATGGTGGTCCAGAGGCCACCGTTCCTTTCGTTGGTGAATTGCCTCGCTGGCCATCCGAGGCTGATTTGGGTGATGGAAAACGATTTTACATG gtctCAAGAGGAACAAACCCGCTCTCGACAGcgtcgtggtcgtggtggtACGGGGAGCGGCTCCATTTCGGGTTCCGCATCGCCCCACAGCTCCTACCATACATCTCCCTCTCCATTTCCCTCTCATTCTCCTCCCGCTCCCGGTGTGGCACccactcctgctcctgctcctgctcatcCGGCAATTCTGAGAGTTGCAGAGTTTGTTCGACAGCCGGGTCGTGACCatcttccatatctcactcAGTATCTATGTGGACGGGGTCAGACATg GTTCGACCGATCCGGGAATGGGATCAGAGGATGGATCAACCGTATGATGTACTCGGCCCTCGACAATGGACATCCGACTTTCACCGACTTCCCTCTCGAGAAGCAGCATATGTGGTTTcaacagtttgcg caaGAATTCAACTGGAATACCGATGATACGTTGTTTATCTATTACCActtcgtccataaagttatggacaactatgggaagcagatccacacgtggaagaagaagtgggaaataaacaag attccaAAGGGGATGGACCCCGACGTCTGGCGGGAGTTGGGTGTGCATTGGAGTAAAAACGAAGTGAGAGCAACTtcttccaccaactccaccaaccgcaagagcgaccgtaaggggaagggcatgtacatccataacttgggtgctcaatctttagccagtctggggatcgcttg gcggaagaaaatgagggggagccggttgatcatctcactctaa